In Silene latifolia isolate original U9 population chromosome X, ASM4854445v1, whole genome shotgun sequence, the following proteins share a genomic window:
- the LOC141618809 gene encoding uncharacterized protein LOC141618809 encodes MARTNTKPWFADFANYIVGRVLPPNLNYNQRKRFLFEVKMYFWDDPNLYKACSDGFTRSLCHNGKFKMFWKVATHPHMEDTMELEGRLLKSYKWASIGPPCLKMLESLSFKWVEAIAIPTDDAKTVAKLLRKVVFPRFEVPSAIISDGGTHFHEKKLAYLLTKYGV; translated from the exons ATGGCTCGAACAAACACAaaaccatggtttgccgattttgCGAACTACATTGTGGGAAGAGTTCTTcctccaaacttgaactacaatcaaCGAAAGAGATTCTTATTTGAAGTGAAGatgtatttttgggatgatcctaaTCTCTACAAAGCATGTAGTGATGGCTTTACCAGAAGTCTGTGccacaatgggaagttcaagATGTTTTGGAAGGTTGCCACTCATCCCCATATGGAGGACACCATGGAGCTAGAAGGACGGTTGCTAAAATCCTACAAATGGGCTTCTATCGGCCCACCATGTTTAAAGATGCTAGAGAGTTTATCCTTCAAg tgggtagaagcaattgctatTCCAACCGACGATGCAAAGACGGTGGCCAAGCTCCTAAGAAAAGTGGTCTTCCCAAGGTTTGAAGTTCCTAGCGCAATTATTAGTGATGGTGGAACACATtttcatgagaagaaacttgcatatCTCTTGACAAAGTATGGTGTTTAA